The Maridesulfovibrio zosterae DSM 11974 genome contains a region encoding:
- a CDS encoding lysophospholipid acyltransferase family protein, whose translation MKIDPVKLSPAIASLFRWWVRSIPFEVEGYDNFIRAMDSKRPVMLALWHNELFSLIGFGYRKRLSLVTMASDSKDGQVITEVLERIGYEVARGSSTRGGLKAMLDIARIMREHGKVGAITIDGPKGPRHKIKPGILAIAQKNGACIIPARAYPSNPIVFNKSWDKFELPKPFRPCKVYLGDPFDITDQKLKGDILESETLRLEGIMNKLGK comes from the coding sequence ATGAAGATTGATCCTGTAAAATTATCACCTGCTATTGCTTCTTTATTTCGCTGGTGGGTGCGGTCTATACCTTTTGAAGTTGAAGGCTATGATAATTTTATCCGTGCAATGGATAGCAAAAGGCCTGTCATGCTTGCGCTATGGCATAATGAACTGTTCAGCTTGATCGGGTTTGGATATAGAAAAAGACTTTCACTTGTAACCATGGCCAGCGACAGTAAAGATGGGCAGGTTATCACTGAGGTTCTTGAGCGTATCGGGTATGAAGTAGCTCGAGGATCATCAACGCGTGGTGGTCTTAAAGCTATGCTGGATATTGCGAGGATTATGCGTGAACATGGGAAGGTCGGGGCTATAACAATTGATGGTCCTAAGGGACCTCGTCATAAGATTAAACCCGGAATTCTGGCTATAGCGCAAAAGAATGGCGCATGCATCATTCCTGCCCGTGCTTATCCTTCAAATCCAATCGTGTTCAATAAATCATGGGATAAATTTGAGCTGCCAAAACCTTTCCGTCCGTGCAAGGTCTACCTGGGAGATCCTTTTGATATTACAGATCAAAAGCTTAAAGGTGATATTCTGGAAAGTGAAACTCTTCGTCTTGAGGGAATTATGAATAAATTAGGTAAATAA
- a CDS encoding pseudouridine synthase has translation MTERKSIRLNKFIAAAGLASRRGADELVQQGKVKINGEVADSPGIQVDPETDQVEVSGKLIENDLESNETYILLHKTIETVTTAKDPQGRKTVLDLLPPEIVKKRVFPVGRLDFYSEGLLMLTTDGELCNRMTHPKWHLPKVYHVTIRGKLSEREMSIMHTGMFLEEGELLAPVEIKNISVIGETAKYEMILHQGLNRQIRRMFKEFKKTILRLKRVKQGRIELGDLKPGKWRELTDKELTTLKKDLKM, from the coding sequence ATGACTGAAAGAAAAAGTATAAGATTAAATAAATTTATTGCCGCGGCCGGATTAGCATCAAGGCGCGGAGCTGATGAACTTGTGCAGCAGGGAAAAGTTAAAATCAACGGCGAAGTTGCCGACTCGCCCGGCATTCAAGTTGATCCTGAAACCGATCAGGTTGAAGTAAGCGGCAAGCTTATTGAAAACGATTTAGAATCCAATGAAACATATATATTGCTGCATAAAACCATTGAAACGGTAACAACAGCAAAAGATCCCCAAGGCCGCAAGACTGTTCTTGATTTACTTCCTCCTGAAATTGTAAAAAAACGCGTTTTTCCAGTAGGTAGACTTGATTTCTATTCTGAGGGATTACTTATGCTCACAACAGATGGAGAACTGTGCAACCGCATGACCCATCCCAAATGGCACCTTCCTAAAGTCTATCATGTTACCATCAGAGGAAAACTTTCTGAGCGCGAAATGTCTATAATGCATACCGGTATGTTCCTTGAAGAAGGAGAACTTCTTGCTCCTGTTGAAATAAAAAATATTTCGGTAATAGGAGAGACTGCAAAATATGAAATGATTCTGCATCAGGGACTTAACCGCCAGATAAGAAGAATGTTTAAAGAATTCAAAAAAACAATTCTGAGACTCAAAAGAGTTAAACAGGGAAGAATTGAACTGGGCGATTTAAAACCAGGAAAATGGCGTGAACTGACAGACAAAGAATTAACTACTCTGAAAAAAGATCTTAAAATGTAA
- a CDS encoding ABC transporter ATP-binding protein, which produces MKNKQLVKRCLSYFLPYKFKVIIAFVSMGVVAAATAATAYLIQPAMDDIFINKDRQALMIVPIAFVAVMLIKGVFRFLQSYLMNTTGLLVLERLRNDLFEKIICLPMNFFEESQVGMLMSRILNDVTEIRQSLPSFIMMIREVVTIIGLIGLVFYRDPYLAFFAVLVLPLAIFPFFYFGRKLRKLGRKNQVKISDINAQLQEAFSGVKVIKAFSNEKVEAGKFEDENRRLVYIAIKQVLHSELSSRIMEIVGALGIGLVLWYGGMQVIEGKSTPGTFFSFIAALIMLYEPIKKINTSNLTIQRAFAGAERVFEILDSPDITVETGGDVSLDESFKRLEIKNLTFKYPSSEHPVLDNINLDVVTGQKIAIVGPSGSGKTTLVNLIPRFYECQKGEIKINDKPVDEYSLKSLRLNIGMVSQDTFLFNASVRDNISYVSQNAPLEEVIDAAQTAFAHEFIESLPEGYDTLVGERGVRLSGGQKQRLTIARALLKNPPLLILDEATSALDTEAERIVQLALENLMKDRTSIVIAHRLSTVLSADVIVVMESGKIVAKGTHKELLETSPLYLKLYNMQFQDNH; this is translated from the coding sequence ATGAAAAACAAGCAGCTTGTTAAAAGGTGTTTGTCGTATTTTCTTCCGTATAAATTCAAGGTTATTATTGCTTTTGTTTCTATGGGAGTTGTTGCCGCAGCTACAGCGGCTACAGCTTATCTGATTCAGCCGGCAATGGATGATATCTTTATCAATAAAGATCGCCAAGCATTGATGATAGTGCCTATTGCCTTTGTCGCTGTCATGCTCATTAAGGGTGTATTCAGATTTTTGCAGTCTTACTTGATGAATACAACTGGACTTTTAGTTCTGGAAAGACTTAGAAATGATCTTTTTGAAAAGATCATCTGCCTACCTATGAACTTTTTTGAAGAAAGTCAGGTCGGTATGCTCATGTCCAGAATTCTGAATGATGTTACTGAAATCAGGCAAAGTCTACCTTCGTTTATCATGATGATTCGCGAGGTGGTTACCATTATCGGTCTGATCGGGCTTGTTTTTTATCGTGATCCATACCTTGCTTTTTTTGCTGTTCTGGTTTTGCCGCTGGCAATCTTTCCTTTCTTTTATTTCGGTAGAAAACTTCGCAAGCTGGGACGTAAAAATCAGGTTAAAATTTCTGACATTAATGCCCAGCTTCAAGAAGCTTTCAGCGGTGTTAAAGTTATTAAAGCTTTTTCCAATGAAAAGGTTGAAGCTGGAAAATTTGAAGACGAGAATCGTCGTCTGGTATATATTGCTATCAAGCAGGTTTTACACAGCGAACTATCTTCCAGAATCATGGAAATTGTAGGAGCTCTCGGTATCGGCCTTGTACTTTGGTACGGGGGTATGCAGGTCATTGAAGGGAAATCTACACCGGGAACATTCTTTTCTTTTATTGCAGCTTTGATAATGCTGTATGAGCCTATCAAGAAAATTAACACATCCAACCTTACTATTCAGCGTGCTTTTGCCGGAGCTGAAAGAGTTTTTGAGATTTTAGACTCCCCTGATATCACAGTTGAAACAGGAGGGGATGTTTCTTTAGATGAATCGTTCAAGAGGCTTGAGATCAAGAATCTTACTTTTAAATATCCTTCTTCGGAACATCCAGTTCTTGATAATATTAATCTTGATGTTGTGACGGGGCAGAAAATTGCCATTGTAGGTCCAAGCGGATCTGGTAAGACTACTCTGGTAAACCTTATTCCACGTTTTTATGAGTGCCAGAAGGGTGAAATTAAAATCAATGATAAGCCTGTTGATGAGTATTCTCTCAAGTCACTGCGGTTAAATATAGGAATGGTTTCGCAGGATACTTTTCTTTTTAACGCAAGTGTCCGTGATAATATTTCATATGTCAGCCAGAATGCTCCTTTAGAGGAAGTCATAGACGCTGCACAGACAGCATTTGCTCATGAATTTATTGAGTCTCTTCCTGAAGGTTATGATACTCTCGTTGGAGAAAGAGGTGTCAGACTTTCCGGCGGACAGAAGCAGAGACTTACAATTGCACGGGCATTGCTTAAGAATCCGCCATTGTTGATTCTTGATGAAGCAACCAGTGCTCTTGATACTGAAGCTGAACGCATTGTGCAGCTGGCCTTAGAGAATCTTATGAAAGACAGAACCAGCATTGTTATCGCTCATAGACTTTCAACAGTTCTTTCTGCGGACGTGATCGTGGTCATGGAAAGTGGTAAAATTGTTGCCAAGGGCACACATAAAGAATTGCTTGAAACTTCTCCATTATACTTGAAGCTTTACAATATGCAGTTCCAAGATAACCATTAG
- a CDS encoding bifunctional metallophosphatase/5'-nucleotidase, with product MRILIIALSMITIFLSATESFASRWDLVLLTTSGLNGQLMPDKDENNKSNAGMVRTFGGFARIQSVFKSYRNKFPNKTITVATGDDLMGESLTNEQGKTVFGTMNMMGFDVSTLGNHEFDRGSKFLVKCLEIKEFPTVVSNLEITPSSRLHKFIKKDLIIKKNFLKVGFLGMILPQLNMISNPGTGISVTPDLIKTARDAAIKLKHSGKVDIIVLLSHLSIEDQKKILESVPEIDIICGGQSHVDTLPGQEVIARDSQTAGLMVQCGSHGRFVGVLKLKIVEGMIDKHEWTMIPIADQTEADKKIETYINSHAVKSEISKPLATTPIILDSRASFIRTQEAPVGKLISSIMRDKFKTDIAFQNSGGIRGNKIIAKGAISGKDITTMFPFGNTITILKVKGSTIKQILERSVHKLPDPLGTFLQTTGLRYVLDLNGTAQELEINSIGKAIRIKRPGNRISKIEIMGKDGSFYPLKPEHKYSITTNSFLAKGGDGYLMLGKVAGKVETFIKVRDVIKFGLMDMKTVKIDLSPSILQKSGQPFFKN from the coding sequence ATGCGCATCCTCATCATAGCACTAAGCATGATCACAATATTCCTATCAGCAACCGAGAGTTTTGCCTCCAGATGGGATCTGGTACTTTTGACCACTTCAGGTCTTAACGGTCAATTAATGCCCGACAAGGATGAAAATAACAAAAGCAATGCAGGCATGGTACGGACTTTCGGAGGATTTGCAAGAATTCAGTCAGTATTTAAATCATATAGAAACAAATTTCCAAACAAAACAATTACTGTCGCAACAGGCGATGATCTCATGGGAGAATCCCTGACCAACGAACAGGGAAAAACTGTATTCGGTACAATGAACATGATGGGCTTTGATGTCTCTACCCTTGGTAATCATGAGTTTGACCGAGGCTCTAAATTTCTGGTCAAATGTCTTGAAATAAAAGAATTCCCTACCGTTGTAAGCAATCTTGAAATAACACCAAGCAGCAGGCTCCATAAATTTATCAAGAAGGATCTGATTATTAAAAAAAATTTCCTGAAAGTAGGCTTTCTGGGGATGATTCTGCCACAATTAAATATGATATCAAATCCCGGTACTGGAATTTCTGTAACCCCTGATTTAATTAAGACAGCTCGTGACGCAGCTATAAAATTGAAACATAGCGGCAAGGTTGATATCATCGTTTTACTTAGCCATCTAAGTATTGAAGACCAAAAAAAAATACTCGAATCTGTTCCAGAAATTGACATCATATGCGGAGGACAAAGCCACGTAGATACTCTCCCGGGACAGGAAGTCATTGCCAGAGATTCTCAAACCGCGGGACTGATGGTTCAATGCGGAAGCCATGGGCGATTTGTCGGCGTACTAAAATTAAAAATAGTCGAAGGTATGATAGATAAACACGAATGGACAATGATTCCAATTGCCGACCAAACTGAAGCTGATAAAAAAATAGAAACATATATCAACTCACATGCAGTAAAATCAGAAATCTCTAAGCCCCTTGCAACAACCCCGATAATTCTGGATTCCAGAGCAAGCTTTATACGTACACAGGAAGCCCCTGTAGGAAAACTAATAAGTTCAATAATGCGTGACAAGTTTAAAACCGACATTGCATTTCAAAATAGTGGAGGGATACGCGGCAATAAAATAATAGCTAAAGGGGCTATCAGCGGAAAAGATATAACAACCATGTTTCCCTTCGGCAATACAATCACAATTTTAAAAGTAAAAGGTTCAACGATTAAGCAAATACTTGAAAGATCGGTTCATAAGCTCCCAGATCCTTTAGGAACTTTTTTACAGACAACAGGTCTTAGATATGTGCTCGATTTAAATGGGACTGCTCAGGAATTGGAAATTAACAGTATAGGGAAAGCAATACGAATTAAGAGACCAGGAAACCGCATTTCAAAGATTGAAATAATGGGCAAGGATGGTTCCTTTTACCCACTGAAACCTGAACATAAATATTCAATAACCACCAACTCCTTCCTTGCCAAAGGCGGTGACGGTTATTTGATGCTTGGCAAAGTCGCAGGCAAAGTTGAAACATTTATTAAAGTACGGGACGTAATTAAATTTGGATTAATGGACATGAAAACTGTAAAAATTGATTTGAGTCCTTCTATTTTACAAAAAAGCGGGCAGCCATTTTTCAAAAACTAA
- a CDS encoding AI-2E family transporter: protein MTPPDNEIIKSPKIYTLFLVLLFIAAVALGYSVAKPFLNTIIFSMVLTVIFYPLTSKISNRLGNRRGLAASLTVCIIVFAIIIPAVVFFLGLIGQGIHSVSAINDWIRSTDFSTLLNTEHYNSYIKWFEEHFPFIEVNSRDIQTKILEISRTFGQSMLTSGTWLAGNMASMVAHFFIMIFLVFTFLKDGDHFFAKISALSPLKVEQEEFIISSLRKVSKSVLFGSFFIAVLQGIVGGIGLAIAGIPAIFWGTMMGFTSLIPVLGTGIIWIPAIIYLLIVGKMKLAVFLLLWCGILVTGIDTVLRPIIVRESARVSTVYVFLAILGGLSSFGPIGILYGPLILSFLMVMLHIYGQEFKDVLEDKK, encoded by the coding sequence ATGACTCCTCCAGATAATGAGATTATCAAGTCTCCAAAAATTTATACACTTTTTCTGGTTCTATTATTCATCGCAGCTGTTGCGTTAGGATATTCAGTTGCCAAGCCTTTTCTGAACACTATAATTTTTTCTATGGTGCTGACTGTCATTTTTTATCCTTTGACCAGTAAAATCAGCAACCGCTTAGGAAATCGCAGGGGTCTGGCAGCCTCTTTGACTGTTTGTATTATTGTTTTTGCTATAATTATTCCTGCGGTTGTTTTTTTCTTAGGACTTATCGGGCAGGGAATCCATTCTGTATCTGCCATTAATGATTGGATACGAAGCACTGATTTCTCTACATTGCTCAATACTGAGCATTACAATTCCTATATTAAGTGGTTTGAAGAGCATTTTCCGTTTATTGAGGTTAATTCCCGTGATATACAAACCAAAATTTTGGAAATATCTCGGACATTTGGACAGTCTATGCTTACATCTGGAACATGGCTTGCCGGAAACATGGCGAGTATGGTTGCTCATTTTTTTATTATGATTTTTCTTGTTTTTACTTTTCTTAAAGACGGTGATCATTTTTTTGCGAAAATAAGTGCTCTTTCGCCTCTAAAAGTTGAGCAGGAAGAATTTATAATTTCAAGTTTACGTAAAGTTTCTAAATCAGTTCTTTTCGGAAGTTTCTTTATTGCGGTATTACAGGGCATTGTTGGTGGAATAGGTTTGGCTATTGCAGGTATTCCTGCAATATTCTGGGGAACCATGATGGGCTTCACATCTCTGATTCCTGTTCTTGGAACTGGAATTATCTGGATACCGGCTATTATTTACTTACTTATAGTTGGTAAGATGAAACTGGCTGTTTTTCTTCTGCTATGGTGTGGTATTCTGGTTACTGGTATTGATACCGTGCTTCGTCCTATAATTGTGAGGGAGTCAGCAAGAGTTTCAACTGTATATGTTTTTTTGGCTATTTTGGGCGGGCTGAGTTCTTTCGGGCCTATCGGTATACTTTATGGCCCTCTTATTTTGAGCTTTTTAATGGTTATGCTGCATATATACGGACAAGAATTTAAAGATGTTTTGGAAGATAAAAAGTAA
- the yedF gene encoding sulfurtransferase-like selenium metabolism protein YedF, with the protein MSVKLECQGLPCPQPVIKCKNAIESDNPERIEAIVDNEAAKENVSRFIATKGYTVTVEQSDALFTIIGEKNNSEYPVECEECSIMTDEELSKISSKTLVFLNNEFIGSGDDELGAKLMFNFIATLPELGETLWRIVMVNSAVKLATENHICLEKLKELKANGVSILVCGTCLDHFNMLSKKQVGETTNMLDVVTSLQLASKVIKA; encoded by the coding sequence ATGTCAGTTAAATTAGAATGCCAAGGTCTCCCCTGTCCACAGCCGGTTATTAAGTGCAAAAATGCCATTGAATCAGATAACCCTGAACGAATTGAAGCAATTGTTGACAATGAAGCCGCAAAAGAAAACGTCTCCCGCTTTATCGCAACAAAAGGTTACACTGTCACTGTTGAGCAAAGCGATGCCCTATTTACAATAATAGGAGAAAAAAACAACTCTGAATATCCTGTCGAATGCGAAGAGTGTTCTATCATGACCGATGAAGAACTCTCTAAAATAAGCAGCAAAACTCTAGTCTTCCTTAACAACGAATTTATAGGTTCTGGCGATGATGAACTGGGCGCAAAACTTATGTTTAATTTTATAGCCACCCTGCCTGAGCTGGGCGAAACGCTTTGGCGAATAGTGATGGTCAACAGCGCAGTTAAACTCGCGACTGAAAACCATATCTGCCTTGAAAAACTAAAAGAACTTAAAGCAAACGGAGTATCGATCCTCGTTTGCGGAACATGTCTTGACCATTTTAATATGCTTAGTAAAAAACAAGTCGGCGAGACAACAAATATGCTCGATGTTGTTACATCACTCCAACTTGCCAGCAAAGTAATTAAAGCTTAG
- the mltA gene encoding murein transglycosylase A, whose amino-acid sequence MLYRNSTLSNYFIVILLFLSLFLSSCSLISDSPQISPATGYYKIDSPEVQGLINRLYTQAGPDFSWMDLEKGIMHNIKYLSRKSENGIAAKYGKFEITWDMLRRTNEDFLNILPKLDTEPELLEENFVWYALSPRTLLTGYYEPYLEASLTPDPRFPYPLYSVPADLKKIDLGDFHHRWKGQKLLFRVDGDTIVPYYDRDEIDFKGALQGRGLEVAWVKDLVDVFILQIQGSGRLILPDGSVKHILYAGKNGLKYVSLGKILIQRGLLPKEGMSMQKIREFLSQNPQLVEELLSTNPSYVFFRLDDDGPFGSMAAPLTPMASIATDTKVLPSGALAMLTTRLPVADADTKEPMAKIVMAQDRGGAIKGTRVDLFCGSGPDAEFLAGHLNSWSHIYFPVSRKYLEEKQAQ is encoded by the coding sequence ATGTTATATAGAAATAGTACGTTAAGTAATTATTTTATTGTAATTTTGCTTTTTCTTTCTTTGTTTCTTTCCAGTTGTTCACTAATAAGTGATAGCCCTCAAATCAGTCCTGCAACCGGATATTATAAGATAGATTCTCCTGAGGTTCAGGGACTCATAAATCGTTTATATACTCAGGCTGGACCGGACTTTTCGTGGATGGATCTTGAAAAAGGCATCATGCACAACATTAAATATCTGTCTCGAAAATCAGAGAATGGGATTGCTGCAAAGTATGGAAAATTTGAAATTACATGGGATATGCTGCGGCGTACAAATGAAGACTTTCTAAATATCCTGCCAAAACTTGATACAGAACCTGAGCTGTTGGAAGAAAATTTCGTGTGGTATGCTTTGTCTCCCCGCACTTTATTGACTGGTTACTATGAACCTTATCTGGAGGCATCTTTAACCCCTGATCCTCGTTTTCCTTATCCGCTTTACAGTGTTCCTGCTGATTTAAAGAAGATTGATCTTGGGGATTTTCATCATCGCTGGAAAGGTCAGAAGTTACTTTTTCGTGTAGATGGTGACACTATTGTTCCCTATTATGATCGTGATGAGATTGATTTCAAAGGTGCGCTTCAGGGGCGCGGGCTTGAAGTTGCCTGGGTTAAGGATTTGGTCGATGTGTTTATTCTTCAGATTCAAGGATCAGGTCGGCTTATTTTGCCAGATGGTAGTGTAAAGCATATTCTCTATGCTGGTAAGAATGGGTTGAAATACGTTTCTTTAGGTAAAATCCTTATTCAGCGGGGACTTCTTCCTAAAGAAGGTATGAGTATGCAGAAGATTAGAGAATTTCTGTCACAGAATCCTCAGTTGGTGGAAGAGTTGTTAAGCACAAATCCAAGCTATGTTTTTTTCAGACTGGATGATGACGGTCCTTTCGGTTCAATGGCTGCTCCGCTTACTCCTATGGCAAGTATTGCCACCGATACAAAAGTTCTGCCAAGTGGCGCTCTGGCTATGCTTACAACCCGTCTGCCTGTTGCTGATGCTGACACAAAAGAACCTATGGCCAAGATTGTAATGGCACAGGATCGTGGTGGAGCAATTAAAGGGACCCGTGTTGACCTTTTTTGCGGCTCAGGACCTGATGCTGAGTTCCTTGCCGGACATTTGAATTCATGGTCACATATATATTTTCCGGTAAGCAGAAAATATCTTGAAGAAAAACAGGCTCAATAA
- a CDS encoding methyl-accepting chemotaxis protein → MSLKLKMITFCVAIGLIPLIVVGVLSVGMASKALSEQAFGQLESVRDSKKKNVDDLVSKWFQEIELFSNVKEVYNAVGVLGEYSLENEISGKPLDVASAEYLEAHHYVSPPFIPFVKNLGYDDAILINDYGRVLFTLKKENDLGADLKNGQYKNSNLAHAFREAVKGKIVFADFEPYAPMDGTPVAFIAAPVHSHAGDIQGVVALRIPLNEINSIMTLRSGMGETGESYLVGPDFHMRSDSELDPRYHTVKSSFAYPAKGEIKSEAVKAGLSGKSGSAIIKNNDKINRLMAYSPIKIGTSTWVLISEINKDEAFAAVAKLKTTALIISLVTALIVILSTIFFLNKALITPLKNIEKFVTSITAGDFKSSLEGKYKSEIKKLADGIQLMVAELKNKLGFSQGMLDGMTVPCLISDTDKNITYLNQPLCDLLESGRSCQNWVGRPVKELLQAPIGEKGIISRCLENKEPVVNIERRWTTKKNNYRDVRIDAAPLYDLDNELIGGFAIIVDLSDMKTKEDQINEQHKVMIEITEKAKIISSYLTKGASEIETQVDQVSSNTDKQFDRIEYSSQAITEMNQTLLNSAENAENAATQAQNTQLQAEDGLVTMTETSVAINQLQSLSDIVKENMHTLGEQSVSIGGIIGVINDIADQTNLLALNAAIEAARAGEKGRGFAVVADEVRKLAEKTVQSTKEVEIAIKNIQKSASSNIENTDMTVEAVQHASTLVGKSVDAFKKISGMSDNTATEIQRIAQATDQQSEAHSQIHKSVEDLKMLASDTRMDMRESAKSITSLSRTAQELEKLIERLSTAAGI, encoded by the coding sequence ATGTCGCTTAAATTAAAAATGATCACTTTCTGTGTAGCTATAGGACTTATCCCGCTAATTGTCGTTGGTGTACTTAGTGTAGGAATGGCCTCAAAAGCCTTATCAGAACAGGCCTTCGGACAACTTGAATCTGTCCGTGACTCAAAAAAGAAGAATGTTGATGATCTCGTATCTAAATGGTTTCAAGAAATAGAACTCTTTTCCAATGTAAAAGAAGTATATAATGCAGTAGGAGTCCTTGGCGAATATAGTCTTGAAAATGAAATTTCAGGTAAACCTCTTGATGTTGCATCTGCTGAATACCTCGAAGCGCATCATTATGTATCTCCCCCCTTTATACCTTTTGTAAAAAATCTTGGATATGATGACGCAATTCTAATAAATGATTACGGACGTGTTCTTTTTACACTTAAAAAAGAAAACGATCTTGGCGCAGATCTAAAAAATGGACAATATAAGAATTCAAATCTGGCCCATGCTTTTCGAGAAGCTGTAAAGGGCAAGATTGTTTTTGCAGACTTCGAACCATATGCTCCTATGGATGGAACTCCTGTAGCCTTTATTGCGGCTCCGGTCCATTCACACGCAGGAGATATCCAGGGTGTAGTCGCACTTCGCATTCCCCTTAATGAAATCAACTCAATAATGACATTACGCTCAGGCATGGGAGAAACCGGCGAATCCTACCTTGTAGGACCAGACTTTCATATGCGTTCTGATTCTGAACTTGACCCGCGATACCATACAGTTAAATCATCTTTCGCATATCCAGCAAAAGGTGAAATAAAATCTGAAGCAGTTAAGGCAGGTCTTAGCGGAAAATCAGGATCAGCCATTATAAAAAATAACGATAAAATTAATCGCTTAATGGCTTATTCTCCGATCAAAATTGGCACATCAACATGGGTTCTTATCTCCGAAATCAATAAGGATGAAGCCTTTGCAGCAGTTGCAAAATTGAAAACCACAGCCTTGATAATCTCTCTCGTGACAGCATTAATCGTAATTCTCTCAACAATATTCTTTCTAAATAAAGCCTTAATAACTCCCTTAAAAAACATTGAAAAATTTGTAACCTCAATCACTGCAGGAGACTTTAAAAGCAGTCTTGAAGGTAAGTATAAAAGTGAAATTAAAAAACTGGCTGACGGAATTCAGCTGATGGTTGCCGAGCTGAAAAACAAACTGGGGTTTTCTCAAGGAATGCTCGACGGTATGACTGTACCCTGCCTGATATCTGATACAGACAAAAACATCACATATCTGAATCAGCCTCTTTGTGACCTGCTTGAAAGCGGCAGATCGTGCCAGAACTGGGTAGGCCGCCCTGTAAAAGAACTTTTACAGGCTCCTATAGGTGAAAAAGGTATTATTTCCAGATGCCTTGAAAACAAAGAGCCAGTTGTAAATATAGAAAGAAGATGGACCACAAAAAAAAATAACTACCGTGATGTACGTATTGATGCAGCCCCGCTCTATGATCTAGATAATGAATTAATCGGAGGTTTTGCAATTATAGTCGATCTGAGTGACATGAAAACAAAAGAAGATCAGATAAATGAACAGCATAAAGTCATGATTGAGATAACTGAAAAGGCCAAAATAATATCAAGCTACCTGACTAAAGGAGCTTCTGAGATAGAAACGCAGGTCGATCAGGTTTCATCCAATACAGATAAACAATTTGATCGTATTGAATATTCCTCGCAGGCAATCACTGAAATGAACCAGACTCTTCTAAACTCAGCAGAGAATGCTGAGAATGCCGCAACACAAGCCCAGAACACTCAGCTGCAAGCTGAGGATGGTCTGGTAACCATGACTGAGACAAGTGTGGCAATCAACCAACTGCAATCCCTTTCAGATATTGTAAAAGAGAATATGCATACCCTTGGTGAACAAAGTGTCTCAATAGGAGGCATCATCGGCGTTATCAATGATATTGCCGACCAGACAAACCTGCTAGCCCTCAATGCAGCGATTGAAGCAGCCCGTGCAGGCGAAAAAGGCCGAGGATTTGCGGTTGTAGCTGATGAAGTACGCAAACTTGCTGAAAAGACAGTACAATCAACAAAGGAAGTTGAGATAGCAATCAAAAATATTCAAAAATCTGCCAGCTCAAATATTGAGAACACAGATATGACAGTTGAAGCTGTACAACACGCCAGTACACTGGTCGGCAAATCGGTTGATGCTTTCAAGAAAATTTCCGGTATGTCTGACAACACAGCAACTGAAATTCAAAGAATTGCACAGGCAACTGACCAGCAATCAGAAGCACACAGCCAAATTCACAAGAGCGTAGAAGACCTGAAAATGCTGGCCAGTGATACCAGAATGGATATGAGGGAGTCAGCAAAATCAATTACCAGCCTATCCAGAACAGCTCAGGAACTGGAAAAACTGATTGAAAGACTCAGCACTGCCGCTGGAATATAA